A stretch of Fusarium poae strain DAOMC 252244 chromosome 2, whole genome shotgun sequence DNA encodes these proteins:
- a CDS encoding hypothetical protein (TransMembrane:8 (i35-53o73-91i194-215o252-272i284-302o322-339i389-407o529-547i)) has translation MAHEMNQDGEAATDQVERPRSANEAVRKLWTKRTLGIAIGCLLLMNFFMNLTVYTQNVYEPYATSHFKAHSLLATGSIVAGIMRIVSYPLLAKLANHFGRPQGFAGGALAMAIGNAMYACCNNVDTFLAGSIFDVLGDSAWNIMQQIFIADVTSLVNRGILFTLPESLTAIPTLYGGTYLGEHILLNSSWRWGFGMWSIILPVTAIPTIGIMIWMNRRAKKVGLISEKVSFMHGAAPGPVGKIKHVGSQLDLIGALLLVGGLAMTLLPMTIAGRNNTDRWSRPSSIVLIIIGVLTFVAFLVWDGKFAANPIIPYRTIREHNVVIACASVVIIAMSDSIYRPFLSSFLQVAGHYSPGAATRVDNAQRVAYNVGALVAGLSLKFIKNTKPLIMLGVVCIILAAGLPIYLTNISGTHIASEAAFITAKSLLGVGRGFTQVPLQVSLQAVLENEQVAIATAVYLSSLGFGSNLGVTVSGAIWNSLLPRKLIAYFDEEEGRKIFGSIVVARGYEAGTADRDAIDTCYRQTQQTLAIGSVCVSGLLLLMLYLVHNVKLGEEDEKRAAKADEELAWAIKQKETEGEGPVDIEAGNKH, from the exons ATGGCGCACGAAATGAATCAAGATGGCGAAGCTGCCACAGACCAGGTTGAACGACCAAGGTCCGCCAACGAAGCCGTGAGAAAGTTATGGACCAAGAGAACTCTGGGAATTGCAATTGGATG TCTCCTACTCATGAACTTCTTTATGAACTTGACAGTCTACACACAAAATGTCTATGAGCCGTATGCGACAAGCCACTTTAAAGCACATTCTCTACTAGCGACGGGATCCATTGTTGCTGGAATCATGAGAATCGTGTCTTATCCTCTGCTGGCCAAGCTTGCAAAC CATTTCGGACGACCTCAGGGATTTGCAGGAGGTGCATTAGCTATGGCAATTGGTAACGCAATGTATGCATGCTGCAACAATGTGGACACGTTCTTG GCTGGATCAATCTTTGACGTCCTCGGAGATTCCGCTTGGAACATCATGCAGCAAATATTCATCGCCGACGTCACCAGTCTCGTCAACAGAGGTATCCTTTTCACTCTACCCGAGTCCCTTACCGCGATCCCGACTCTTTACGGAGGAACATACTTAGGGGAGCACATCCTTCTTAACTCGTCCTGGAGATGGGGTTTCGGCATGTGGTCCATTATCCTACCCGTTACTGCAATTCCTACAATCGGTATCATGATCTGGATGAACCGTCGTGCAAAGAAAGTGGGTTTGATCAGCGAAAAGGTATCTTTCATGCATGGTGCCGCTCCTGGACCAGTGGGCAAGATTAAGCATGTCGGATCTCAGTTGGATCTTATTGGCGCCCTTCTTCTCGTCGGCGGTCTTGCCATGACGCTATTGCCGATGACTATAGCTGGCAGAAATAACACCGATCGATGGAGTAGACCTTCTTccatcgtcctcatcatAATTGGTGTTCTGACCTTTGTCGCTTTTCTCGTTTGGGACGGCAAGTTCGCTGCAAACCCAATCATTCCCTACCGTACCATCCGCGAGCACAACGTTGTCATTGCATGCGCATCGGTTGTTATCATCGCCATGTCCGACAGTATCTACCGACCATTCCTTTCAAGCTTTCTCCAAGTTGCAGGACACTACTCCCCGGGTGCTGCGACACGAGTTGACAATGCTCAGCGCGTGGCATACAACGTCGGTGCCTTAGTAGCTGGTCTGTCGCTCAAGTTCATCAAGAACACAAAACCGCTGATTATGCTTGGAGTCGTTTGTATCATCTTGGCTGCTGGACTACCGATTTACTTGACCAACATTTCCGGTACACACATTGCCAGTGAAGCGGCTTTCATCACTGCTAAATCACTTCTGGGTGTCGGACGTGGTTTCACTCAAGTACCACTGCAAGTTTCCCTTCAGGCTGTCTTGGAGAACGAACAAGTTGCAATTGCGACAGCTGTCTACCTTTCGTCTCTCGGTTTTGGCTCCAATCTTGGCGTCACTGTCAGCGGTGCCATCTGGAACTCTCTCCTACCACGAAAGCTCATTGCTTACtttgacgaagaagaaggtcgCAAAATCTTCGGTTCAATTGTTGTCGCTCGTGGATATGAAGCTGGCACTGCTGACAGAGACGCTATTGATACTTGCTATCGTCAGACACAGCAAACTCTTGCCATCGGATCCGTTTGTGTGTCAGGTCTGCTTCTGTTGATGCTCTATCTTGTTCATAACGTCAAACTtggagaggaagatgagaagagagCAGCAAAGGCTGATGAGGAACTTGCTTGGGCGATCAAGCAAAAGGAGACTGAGGGTGAGGGTCCTGTTGATATCGAGGCTGGAAACAAGCACTAG
- a CDS encoding hypothetical protein (SECRETED:SignalP(1-21)): MRFSTLYSLAIGLSGLDIAAASVCKPKPSGPASSSAESVSTLGTSSLTLSSASSATFASSTEAATTEATTVAEPTTTLEVTETETATTEASTSETTAPSGTISESLDIPTTTQTTVAIPSSTALPLFRVFAQGGPTDGLPLLADRNGQAILLFDNNEGDFTDAFFAVDPVTHHLMLDNEQPICGYFGDNNGLASLVRCDPGPTSEEVKIECQVPVATGDSLACSVAALVCDPNCMANGETWSTLYIDTWGGDVRHSSNLGSDSVDGKSKVPLRVEFLA; encoded by the exons ATGCGTTTCAGCACACTCTACTCGTTGGCCATAGGCCTTTCCGGTCTTGACATTGCTGCGGCGAGCGTTTGCAAGCCAAAGCCTTCCG GACCGGCCTCTTCATCGGCTGAGTCCGTTTCGACTTTAGGAACATCGAGTTTGACCTtgtcttcagcttcttccgcAACCTTTGCCAGCTCTACCGAAGCAGCCACTACCGAAGCCACGACTGTGGCTGAACCCACCACTACCCTGGAGGTTACCGAAACCGAGACTGCCACTACCGAAGCGAGCACCTCCGAAACCACTGCGCCATCTGGTACAATCTCAGAATCTCTCGATATTCCCACCACCACTCAGACCACGGTTGCCATTCCATCAAGTACCGCTCTGCCATTATTCCGCGTCTTCGCTCAAGGTGGTCCCACCGATGGTTTACCTCTCTTGGCCGACAGAAACGGACAAGCTATTCTTCTCTTTGACAACAACGAAGGCGACTTCACCGATGCTTTCTTCGCCGTTGACCCCGTCACCCATCATCTCATGCTCGATAACGAACAGCCTATTTGTGGTTACTTTGGAGACAACAACGGGCTCGCCAGCTTGGTAAGATGTGACCCTGGCCCAACGTCAGAGGAGGTCAAGATCGAATGCCAAGTTCCCGTAGCTACGGGCGATTCTCTAGCATGCAGTGTCGCCGCGTTGGTTTGTGACCCGAATTGTATGGCAAACGGCGAGACCTGGAGTACGTTGTATATTGATACCTGGGGGGGAGATGTCCGCCATAGTTCAAATCTCGGATCTGACTCTGTGGATGGAAAGTCCAAGGTACCATTGAGAGTCGAGTTCCTTGCATAG
- a CDS encoding hypothetical protein (TransMembrane:1 (o119-143i)): MSSPKKEIVGDWDFGSDKNIPYWTEDIQPCVEEWSPICDEENVPILCECGQNSKENDFLIAFARCVGSEAPTKIENGFMGLQADCAEQGLSVNMTKNEFRRIANGGEVYPTSSGLSTGAIAGIAVGAVVGGVAIIGLLVWLWLQRRKKNGDKLESNPPNSPKPESAWGPEFKPEWTANAPVELPPTNYAAAELPPESVPIYEMDAMPTKPVEMQGSMPEDVKKEEKKVDNDNQVI, translated from the coding sequence ATGTCCTCTCCAAAGAAAGAAATCGTTGGTGATTGGGATTTCGGATCGGACAAGAATATCCCTTATTGGACCGAAGACATCCAGCCATGCGTCGAAGAGTGGAGTCCAATATGCGACGAGGAGAATGTACCCATACTCTGCGAATGTGGCCAAAACAGTAAAGAAAACGACTTTCTTATTGCTTTCGCACGATGTGTGGGCAGCGAGGCACCGACAAAAATCGAGAATGGTTTCATGGGATTGCAAGCCGATTGTGCGGAACAGGGGTTATCAGTCAACATGACAAAAAACGAGTTTAGACGAATTGCGAACGGAGGCGAGGTGTACCCTACATCATCTGGTTTATCAACTGGTGCAATTGCTGGCATTGCTGTTGGTGCTGTTGTGGGAGGAGTAGCAATAATTGGTCTTCTGGTCTGGCTTTGGCTCCAACGTCGCAAGAAGAATGGGGATAAACTCGAGTCTAACCCACCCAATTCACCGAAACCTGAGAGCGCCTGGGGACCAGAGTTCAAACCTGAGTGGACTGCCAACGCGCCGGTCGAGTTACCACCAACGAACTATGCAGCAGCCGAGTTGCCGCCAGAATCTGTACCTATATACGAGATGGACGCGATGCCGACGAAACCCGTGGAGATGCAAGGTTCAATGCCCGAAGATgtaaagaaggaagagaagaaggtgGATAATGATAATCAAGTCATTTAA
- a CDS encoding hypothetical protein (SECRETED:SignalP(1-18)): MHIPTILTSTVAVSVAMAAAVKQEYNVGVAMMTYNGDDSSPLNVPLGTLTTNKGVKITELEIARIYSSVEGVKPPKADQVTCQMYKDQWGTVPASKEFTAKKSALISTNPVPLGWVLCRVNASK, from the coding sequence ATGCATATCCCAACTATTCTTACTAGCACCGTCGCTGTATCCGTTGCTATGGCCGCAGCTGTCAAGCAGGAGTACAACGTCGGCGTTGCCATGATGACCTACAACGGCGACGACTCTTCGCCCCTCAACGTTCCTCTCGGTACCCTCACCACCAACAAGGGCGTCAAGATCACCGAGCTGGAGATCGCCCGTATCTACTCCAGCGTTGAGGGTGTCAAGCCTCCCAAGGCTGACCAGGTCACTTGCCAGATGTACAAGGACCAGTGGGGCACTGTCCCTGCCAGCAAAGAGTTCACCGCCAAGAAGAGTGCTCTCATTAGCACCAACCCTGTTCCTCTGGGCTGGGTTCTCTGCCGTGTCAACGCGTCCAAGTAG
- a CDS encoding hypothetical protein (TransMembrane:1 (o515-534i)) → MSDSNRSLPPLLPRPSAQSIANDLPRKRTELPRKRRQPVTNACTSCKKRKCKVLYPPILSYPRSPAKMPQSAMAIVHDVVLASIKTWNGNPEESIQAMQRIRDAENVEEAANSIAGAQALVQMPASTNDISALQKQAPRERSPFEDRQPKRRQLGSPHEDSNFMFEKQYMIDPRDKYVDNNMFVDVLARELPLSRWTTVSQDDRQMNHLLTMFFTWDNIVERAIYRPIFEEDTIALDPSLANNYPRNFCSEFLVNALLAASCLYSLDPAFYKKPQDSSTRGRRWADEAEILLEKIDKPSLPLLQGLYSLFVYEGVIGEGTKAVKYFLRSMDVYKVLNDTWTTQQRGGADDARLERERQAISWCLWGFYCCEWRSSQAFGFRKLTRKPKMEKAWLDHDFPLSKPDCVGYWWFPYPVSYQIQKSLQVEMRTADVALSEIAEETLDFIYPEEGQLPPQANTQRALEIYDKSFAHLCFEYWLNHVTGTAAYIVLRDAGDSPVQMDTLVRACQCLEEMKVSFPIAIDVMAGIFAAFRRFKVQIPAFISRYFDKVTYRRDGLLHHAVAALLPSETEVGHIGSGAEVQLQELLDEFGGMGID, encoded by the exons ATGTCTGATTCCAATAGAAGTTTACCTCCCCTGCTACCCAGACCATCGGCTCAATCGATCGCCAATGATCTGCCCCGAAAGAGAACAGAGCTTCCTCGAAAGCGCCGTCAACCAGTGACCAATGCGTGTACCA GCTGCAAAAAGCGAAAGTGCAAGGTATTGTATCCACCAATCTTGAGTTACCCCAGGAGTCCTGCTAAGATGCCACAAAGTGCGATGGCCATCGTCCACGATGTGGTCCTTGCCTCGATAAAGACTTGGAAT GGAAACCCTGAGGAGTCGATACAGGCTATGCAGAGAATCCGAGATGCCGAAAATGTTGAAGAGGCAGCGAACTCGATAGCAGGGGCACAGGCTCTTGTGCAGATGCCCGCCTCTACCAATGACATATCAGCACTTCAGAAACAGGCTCCGCGCGAGCGTTCACCATTCGAGGATCGTCAACCCAAAAGGCGTCAACTGGGATCACC CCATGAAGATTCGAATTTCATGTTCGAGAAGCAATACATGATTGACCCACGGGACAAATACGTCGACAACAACATGTTTGTCGACGTGTTGGCTCGTGAGTTGCCGTTGTCACGCTGGACGACTGTCTCACAGGATGATCGACAGATGAATCATTTGCTGACAATGTTTTTTACTTGGGACAATATCGTCGAACGAGCCATCTATAGACCGATCTTTGAAGAAGACACTATCGCTCTAGATCCAAGTCTTGCCAATAACTACCCAAGGAACTTTTGCTCCGAATTTCTCGTCAATGCTCTGCTTGCTGCTAGCTGT CTTTACTCCCTGGATCCTGCGTTCTACAAAAAGCCCCAAGACTCGTCCACCAGAGGTAGGCGATGGGCTGACGAAGCCGAAATCCTGTTGGAGAAGATCGATAAGCCTTCTCTTCCCCTGCTCCAAGGGCTATATTCGCTCTTTGTATACGAAGGAGTCATTGGTGAAGGCACCAAAGCTGTCAAGTACTTCCTACGGTCTATGGATGTGTACAAAGTGCTGAACGACACTTGGACCACGCAACAACGCGGAGGTGCAGATGATGCACGGCTCGAACGGGAAAGGCAGGCCATTTCATGGTGTCTCTGGGGCTTTTACTGCTGTGAATG GCGATCATCTCAGGCCTTTGGCTTTAGAAAGCTGACACGGAAGCCCAAGATGGAAAAAGCATGGCTAGACCATGACTTTCCTCTATCCAAGCCCGACTGCGTAGGCTACTGGTGGTTTCCGTATCCGGTGTCTTACCAGATCCAGAAATCGTTACAGGTTGAGATGAGAACAGCGGATGTTGCGTTATCCGAAATTGCTGAAGAGACTCTCGACTTTATCTATCCAGAGGAGGGGCAGCTACCGCCTCAAGCCAACACTCAACGTGCGCTTGAAATTTACGACAA ATCCTTTGCTCATCTCTGCTTCGAGTACTGGCTAAACCATGTCACTGGAACTGCTGCTTACATTGTGCTTCGAGATGCCGGTGACTCTCCAGTTCAGATGGACACACTGGTCCGTGCCTGTCAGTGTCTTGAAGAAATGAAGGTATCGTTTCCTATAGCGATTGATGTCATGGCGGGGATTTTTGCAGCCTTTCGTCGGTTCAAGGTGCAGATTCCTGCATTTATAAGTAGATACTTTGATAAGGTGACATATCGCAGAGATGGGCTACTGCACCATGCTGTGGCTGCGTTGTTGCCAAGCGAAACAGAGGTTGGCCACATTGGAAGTGGAGCAGAGGTGCAACTCCAGGAGCTGTTGGATGAATTTGGGGGTATGGGGATAGACTAG
- a CDS encoding hypothetical protein (SECRETED:SignalP(1-16)), with protein MNRLAILLTLVNIISASDVTVTYNRTYDEGSTPIRNLACYKEGVGMVPQYINPEGETMSSFAPRIMGTKHVTGPDSLLCGSCIMLEYGKEARPFLVVTGAESGIHLSLEGMNALTGGKAEALGSIEVTARRVALLNCGLVSSMGSAGDL; from the exons ATGAATCGTTTAGCTATTCTACTGACCCTTGTCAATATTATCTCGGCCTCGGACGTGACAG TCACGTACAACCGAACTTACGATGAAGGGTCAACACCGATCCGCAATCTCGCGTGCTATAAAGAAGGTGTTGGAATGGTCCCGCAGTATATTAATCCCGAGGGAGAGACAATGTCGAGCTTTGCACCGCGGATTATGGGTACAAAACACGTTACCGGACCAGACTCATTGTTGTGCGGATCGTGTATAATGCTCGAGTATGGAAAGGAAGCCCGACCTTTTCTTGTAGTCACGGGCGCTGAATCGGGTATACACTTGTCGCTGGAAGGTATGAACGCTCTCACGGGTGGCAAGGCTGAGGCCCTTGGTAGTATCGAAGTAACTGCCAGGCGTGTAGCCTTGCTGAACTGTGGTCTTGTCAGTTCCATGGGAAGTGCTGGCGATCTCTGA
- a CDS encoding hypothetical protein (SECRETED:SignalP(1-18)): MKLPQFLSVAALCGFAAASPLPGNAIAERENLYARPYGLKMKDDAFKKRENLYGRPYTLKMEDDAFEKRNE, from the exons ATGAAGCTGCCTCAGTTCCTCAGCGTCGCTGCCTTGTGCGGCTTTGCAGCTGCAAGCCCCCTCCCAG GCAATGCTATCGCGGAGCGCGAGAATCTATATGCCAGACCCTATGGTCTGAAGATGAAGGACGATGCGTTTAAGAAACGCGAGAATCTATATGGAAGACCCTATACTCTGAAGATGGAGGACGATGCGTTTGAGAAACGCAATGAGTAA
- a CDS encoding hypothetical protein (TransMembrane:1 (i38-58o)) has protein sequence MSFKDKNGSDESLLGNDGDSEGTNWTPLKQRQSWKGRAWFTFNLIFFFISLCLFVATYTKISLVSDMEHVRKTSFYSPVLDSINFKLRPIETEGGLFEAKNPSKWRNYLKPDPAVDEAWEDLENIRVFPITESEVRRLGKDPELLVKFPPQYGLGDNAYMAQIDMFHQIHCLNLLRHLAWAEYHRNGTAKKPFSELHWIHVSHCTDILMQNLMCSGNLDIITFNWVETQTNPFPDFAVNHQCRDFETIYEWQDKNSVPKEWGRNVTRPEGAKQIPISEEYYRIYGIEKNETESESSHSM, from the exons ATGTCGTTCAAGGATAAGAACGGTTCTGATGAGAGTCTGCTTGGTAATGATGGAGACAGCGAGGGAACCAACTGGACCCCATTGAAGCAGCGACAAAGTTGGAAAGGCCGCGCCTGgttcactttcaacctcattttcttctttatatCCTTGTGTCTCTTTGTGGCGACCTACACGAAGATAAGCTTAGTGTCAGATATGGAGCATGTTCGTAAGACTTCATTTTACT CTCCTGTCCTGGACTCGATCAACTTCAAACTGAGGCCCATAGAGACCGAGGGTGGCTTGTTCGAAGCCAAAAATCCTTCCAAGTGGCGAAACTACCTCAAGCCCGATCCAGCAGTTGATGAAGCATGGGAAGACCTCGAGAACATCCGTGTGTTCCCCATCACCGAGAGTGAGGTTCGAAGGCTAGGCAAAGATCCAGAGCTTCTTGTCAAGTTTCCGCCGCAGTACGGGCTTGGTGATAATGCGTACATGGCACAAATCGATATGTTCCATCAGATTCACTGCCTTAACCTCCTTCGACATCTGGCGTGGGCCGAGTACCACCGGAATGGAACTGCCAAGAAACCATTCAGTGAACTGCATTGGATTCACGTTAGCCACTGCACTGACATACTTATGCAGAACCTTATGTGTAGTGGCAATTTGGACATTATCACATTCAACTGGGTTGAAACACAGACAAATCCTTTCCCGGACTTTGCTGTCAATCATCAGTGTAGGGATTTCGAAACGATATACGAGTGGCAGGATAAGAACTCTGTGCCAAAGGAGTGGGGACGAAACGTTACACGACCAGAAGGCGCAAAGCAAATTCCAATCAGCGAAGAGTATTATCGGATCTATGGAATCGAGAAGAACGAAACTGAGAGTGAATCAAGCCATAGTATGTAG
- a CDS encoding hypothetical protein (TransMembrane:12 (i12-29o69-87i94-113o119-140i152-171o183-204i290-309o315-336i345-363o383-407i419-441o447-468i)) has protein sequence MVNFQIWRHVPGKTLLFLTNLVAATALVFEGYNQGVLGTVSETPGFIDMAGIGANGVVTNSTKQGGLAAAYYFGGMWGCFSGGWVGDKLGRKRGVFIGTLFGLLGAALMSGSTNSDMFICARVIAGLGIGFVTAIVPPWVSELSEAHDRGSSFSLVFVANYLGITIAYWLNYGIRNTNAQFRWRFPLAWMSIPLIIVDLALPFLPESPRWLITNGKRQEAIDILCKLRGDLTPDAPEIVSEVAQLDAIVEATDQKRNDLLNIILGGRHSGNLHLGRRAIMGFALQWIQQWIGILAIAAWAGTLFNLAGFDTQKSLWLAGLVNTFGIPGTIAASFVVDRIGRIKSLMVSFITQAVALFLVAALIKTSQNAAATDIEKSRQLGTAAASFVFVYIWFFTMFNIIPCWIYGTEIWPQEIRAKGYSFTIFGWACGCGMTQFVIPVMLQKLGWATYVFFGATNIIAMPIVWFLFPEVAQKSLEEINLLFTSSSLLVSKNMQEYQRRLDEANGDVAVASRQLLDEVNGYVHHHGENEKDLEYHENGTVEENDVVTA, from the exons ATGGTCAATTTTCAAATCTGGAGGCATGTGCCTGGAAAAACCTTGCTGTTTCTCACAAATCTCGTGGCGGCAACAGCTTTGGTCTTTGAAG GTTACAATCAAGGTGTCCTGGGAACCGTGAGCGAAACTCCCGGGTTTATTGATATGGCTGGAATTGGCGCGAACGGAGTTGTGACCAACTCCACCAAACAAGGTGGTCTGGCGGCGGCCTATTACTTTGGTGGTATGTGGGGCTGTTTCTCAGGAG GTTGGGTGGGCGACAAACTTGGCCGAAAACGAGGTGTATTCATCGGTACCCTTTTCGGTCTTCTTGGAGCTGCCCTCATGTCTGGCAGCACCAACTCGGACATGTTTATTTGTGCTCGAGTCATTGCTGGTTTGGGTATAGGATTTGTGACTGCCATTGTCCCACCTTGGGTGAGCGAGCTTTCTGAGGCTCACGATCGTGGCTCCAGCTTCTCCTTGGTATTTGTCGCAAATTATCTCGGCATTACCATTGCGTACTGGTTGAACTATGGTATCCGAAACACCAATGCCCAATTCCGTTGGCGCTTTCCCCTGGCCTGGATGTCTATTCCTCTCATCATCGTTGACCTTGCCCTTCCTTTCTTGCCAGAGTCTCCAAG GTGGCTCATCACGAACGGAAAACGACAAGAAGCTATTGATATTCTCTGCAAACTTCGAGGCGACCTAACTCCGGACGCACCCGAAATCGTCAGTGAAGTTGCCCAACTCGACGCAATTGTGGAAGCGACCGACCAGAAGCGAAACGACCTTCTTAACATAATACTCGGTGGAAGACATTCTGGCAATCTGCATCTGGGCAGACGAGCTATCATGGGCTTTGCACTGCAGTGGATTCAACAATGGATCGGTATCCTGGCTATCGCTGCATGGGCCGGCACCCTCTTCAACCTCGCTGGCTTCGATACACAGAAGTCTTTGTGGTTGGCCGGGCTTGTGAATACTTTTGGTATACCAGGGACCATTGCAGCATCTTTTGTGGTTGATCGGATTGGCCGCATCAAGTCATTGATGGTCTCCTTCATCACTCAAGCTGTCGCTCTGTTCCTCGTTGCTGCCCTCATCAAAACTTCCCAAAACGCAGCTGCCACAGATATCGAAAAGTCTAGACAGCTCGgaactgctgctgcttcctTTGTTTTTGTCTACATCTG GTTCTTCACCATGTTCAACATCATTCCATGCTGGATCTATGGAACCGAGATCTGGCCTCAAGAGATTCGTGCCAAAGGTTACAGCTTTACCATCTTTGGCTGGGCGTGTGGATGTGGCATGACTCAGTTTGTGATCCCTGTCATGCTCCAAAAGCTTGGCTGGGCCACCTACGTCTTCTTTGGAGCTACGAACATCATTGCTATGCCAATAGTATGGTTCTTATTCCCCGAGGTGGCCCAGAAATCGCTGGAGGAAATCAATCTCTTGTTTACAAGCAGTAGTCTTCTCGTGTCCAAGAACATGCAGGAGTACCAGCGGCGATTGGATGAAGCAAACGGAGATGTCGCTGTAGCCTCGAGGCAGTTGCTTGATGAGGTAAATGGGTACGTTCATCATCACGGTGAGAATGAGAAGGACTTGGAGTATCATGAAAATGGCACAGTTGAGGAGAATGATGTGGTCACTGCTTAA
- a CDS encoding hypothetical protein (TransMembrane:4 (i49-68o113-134i146-169o181-198i)) yields MKRLTPENLDLLSITIELLSPLNYCQSFSNMMGKDSTIRSVSEIFPWHYQFLFMIFEPSVIFVSLSLIPASPSNHFHSLAPTDSAGTFWSPSPSQMTCDAESAWNTPQLRGLWYTYMGALAFSGVIEPILLYVARYRLRDVFDAEQVIRAVLIAFFAFDVFHAVATLAVTGVEAALPGSHMHIYAMVNVWVPTAWMLLRTSWIMGVARKSTVNKMKCK; encoded by the exons ATGAAGAGACTCACCCCTGAGAATCTTGACCTCCTGTCTATTACCATAGAGCTTCTCTCGCCTCTCAATTATTGTCAATCATTTAGCAACATGATGGGGAAGGATTCCACGATAAGAAGTGTTTCTGAGATCTTTCCATGGCACTATCAGTTCCTCTTCATGATCTTTGAA CCAAGTGTGATCTTTGTATCTCTGTCTCTCATACCGGCGTCACCATCTAATCATTTTCATTCCCTTGCCCCCACTGATAGCGCTGGAACCTTCTGGTCGCCCTCTCCTTCGCAAATGACATGCGATGCGGAGTCGGCCTGGAATACCCCGCAGCTCCGCGGGCTATGGTATACATACATGGGGGCTCTTGCCTTTAGTGGTGTCATTGAGCCGATATTATTGTATGTGGCTCGGTACAGACTGCGAGACGTCTTCGATGCGGAGCAAGTCATAAGGGCGGTTTTGATCgctttttttgcttttgatgTCTTTCACGCAGTTGCAACATTGGCCGTGACCGGGGTAGAGGCAGCACTTCCTGGGTCTCACATGCACATATACGCCATGGTTAATGTTTGGGTCCCTACGGCGTGGATGCTTTTGCGGACATCGTGGATAATGGGTGTGGCAAGAAAGTCTACCGTTAACAAGATGAAATGCAAATGA